The following coding sequences lie in one Candidatus Hydrogenedens sp. genomic window:
- a CDS encoding ABC transporter ATP-binding protein produces the protein MNPVLKAENLSFCYHTEERLFENIQFSIASGKLTALVGPNGSGKSTLLRLLAGIIPTKQGKIFLNQAPISSLHARERAKKIAFLPQNIFPIFPLTVFEIIAMGRFPRKPIFSGLTQKDYEVIEQCMNIMNLNKLKDRLYSELSGGECKRTLIASILAQEPEILLLDEPLSGLDLPHQTETLHHLQKLSKEGYTVVIASHEINIVARFAHEFILLSSSHQIIAQGNAEETLTIDNLNNAYNTSFWVGIHPLTKGLLIEVEQKENP, from the coding sequence ATGAACCCAGTTCTAAAAGCAGAAAATCTATCCTTTTGTTATCATACCGAAGAGCGGTTATTTGAAAACATCCAATTTTCAATCGCTTCGGGGAAATTAACTGCTCTTGTAGGTCCTAATGGTTCTGGGAAAAGCACACTTTTACGGTTATTAGCAGGTATTATTCCAACAAAACAGGGAAAAATATTCTTAAATCAGGCACCTATTAGTTCTCTACATGCTCGGGAACGAGCAAAAAAAATTGCTTTTTTGCCCCAGAATATTTTTCCGATTTTTCCGTTAACTGTTTTTGAAATTATTGCCATGGGACGCTTTCCAAGAAAGCCTATCTTTTCTGGTCTTACTCAAAAAGATTATGAAGTTATAGAGCAATGCATGAATATTATGAATTTAAACAAATTGAAAGACCGTCTTTACTCAGAACTTTCTGGTGGAGAATGCAAAAGGACACTTATCGCAAGTATTCTAGCTCAAGAGCCTGAAATACTTCTATTGGATGAACCTTTATCCGGGTTGGATTTGCCTCATCAAACAGAGACACTTCACCATCTTCAGAAATTGAGTAAAGAAGGTTATACGGTAGTAATTGCATCTCACGAAATTAATATAGTTGCACGCTTTGCCCATGAATTTATCCTGTTATCATCGAGTCATCAGATTATCGCTCAAGGAAACGCAGAGGAAACCCTCACAATAGATAACTTGAATAATGCTTATAATACATCCTTCTGGGTAGGTATTCACCCTCTTACCAAAGGATTGCTTATTGAAGTAGAACAGAAAGAAAATCCATGA
- a CDS encoding helical backbone metal receptor has translation MMLFFCKDRFDTGLKVFYFSIVFCPLICIGIACSSRPEKSGIVSIGPNITEIIFALGANQQLKGIGDFDDYPPETQNINRIGSYLSPNLEKITSLKPATIIVSGEIPQLKELSQQLGIQYHSIPMDTLQQIYDGITLIGDITHTKNKAKYLITEMKNNFQKLEEMTKNLAPVPTLLVVGREPRDLSSIQVAGGQSFLSEILRLAGGKNVFEDSTQNYLEISSEQVLSKAPEVIVEFRCGENLTQKQLDALFLDWKALDSVPAIQKSRIYFILESYGMRPGPRICDIAQKIATLLHPEVELGL, from the coding sequence ATGATGTTGTTTTTTTGTAAAGACCGTTTCGATACGGGATTAAAAGTTTTCTATTTTTCCATCGTCTTTTGCCCTTTAATCTGCATCGGCATTGCTTGTTCTTCTCGCCCTGAAAAAAGCGGTATTGTTTCGATTGGTCCTAATATTACAGAGATTATTTTTGCACTTGGAGCAAATCAGCAATTGAAAGGAATTGGTGATTTTGATGATTATCCGCCAGAGACCCAAAATATTAATCGTATCGGAAGTTATTTATCACCTAATCTTGAGAAAATCACTTCGTTAAAACCTGCCACAATTATTGTTTCTGGCGAAATTCCACAACTTAAAGAATTATCTCAACAATTGGGCATACAATATCACTCTATACCTATGGACACTTTGCAACAAATCTATGACGGTATTACTCTCATAGGGGATATCACTCATACCAAGAATAAGGCGAAATATCTCATAACAGAAATGAAAAACAATTTTCAAAAGTTAGAGGAAATGACAAAAAATTTAGCCCCTGTTCCCACATTACTTGTTGTAGGCAGGGAACCTCGTGATTTGTCATCGATACAAGTAGCCGGAGGGCAATCCTTCCTTTCGGAAATTTTAAGATTAGCAGGGGGTAAAAATGTGTTTGAAGACTCAACACAAAATTATTTGGAAATTTCATCAGAGCAGGTACTATCAAAAGCACCGGAGGTGATTGTTGAATTTCGTTGTGGTGAAAATCTTACTCAAAAACAATTGGATGCTTTGTTTTTAGATTGGAAAGCATTGGATTCTGTTCCTGCAATTCAAAAAAGTCGTATTTACTTTATTCTTGAATCTTATGGTATGCGTCCTGGACCTCGTATTTGTGATATTGCACAAAAAATTGCGACTTTATTACATCCCGAAGTAGAATTAGGGTTATGA
- a CDS encoding alpha-amylase family glycosyl hydrolase, whose amino-acid sequence MEFVKKNDWYPLSFLWRKKSWDTWDPQKTFQKLDKDISEKEKKVLWVRSLVEEVNRIYSHRPGFSYWSQGELRSLEIITEVFRYIIHYYSQQVKPLPMLDLGESLEKEWGDKIIRLLNEWLDEFPPETFYRQGVDANAFFTKEPRGNSQYEILWQEYLLGWITNQNPAVKKYKILFDDESLKKRQPLYPDSINKAESIIQQWPPLKETNRSLWDTLWEPIRACPNSLEEQLDYIRKNWSFFLPPSLLTELNFVWGIIQEERQWRGFGKGPVDVLDLRVLKGMGYEEYEAFSPDRDWMPNLVLIAKSIYVWLSQLSKKYQREIKHLDDIPDEELDQLAQWGFSGLWLIGVWERSEASKTIKRLTGNPEALASAYSLFDYEIARDLGGEEALKRLQERAMQKGIRLASDMVPNHFGIYSRWIIEHPDWFIQMPYPPFPSYRFHGPNLSSHPDICIQIEDGYWDRSDAAVVFKWQNYRTGEVRYIYHGNDGTHMPWNDTAQLNFLMPEVREGVKRNILHVARMFPIIRFDAAMTLTKRHYQRLWFPAPGEGGAIPSRAECGMTREEFDKHFPKEFWREVVDTIAEEAPDTLLLAEAFWLLEGYFVRTLGMHRVYNSAFMNMLKMEDNAKYRQTIKNVLEFSPAVLQRFVNFMNNPDEETAIAQFGKDDKYFGIAMMMVTLPGLPMFGHGQIEGFAEKYGMEYPRAYWDETPDENLIRRHEREIFPLMKKRHIFSGAQHFAMYDFITPQGWVDENVFAYSNRSGLERALILYNNAYITTRGRIYRSTSINVGPADNPNLITRTLGEALGLKSTPGIFYIFHDLRKGLDYIYSGAHLCEHGIYLELQGYEYVALLNWREVYDRDGIWSKVADILSGKGIRDIESLYHEFLYSDVIGPLEEVIKPEFIGPLIDGEEVDEEKLYTVLEHFWSASAKRIQYPFPIRPWVEHSVKECMDIHHRYIEFCKLGDMPEIESYLGTRLAFHSPEQRRLSRIFTVWSLLRNLGGLSLMLIGPPSYESNEIASITAQWLKEWHLTDVIARGFAKLGLDENSARKDAELVRISIEHSTHLIRLQYGPWAPYLYPMFSDKGVQQVLGIHEYGGRTWLIKENFEDLLFMLFVALWLSRYPWNDKAKKELYICLENIHELIMSASETEYDFNWLFESIK is encoded by the coding sequence ATGGAATTTGTAAAGAAAAATGATTGGTATCCCCTGAGTTTCCTATGGAGAAAAAAATCGTGGGATACTTGGGACCCTCAAAAAACTTTTCAGAAATTAGATAAAGATATTTCTGAAAAAGAAAAAAAAGTTTTGTGGGTTCGTTCCTTAGTAGAAGAAGTAAATCGTATTTATTCTCACCGTCCGGGGTTCTCATATTGGTCTCAGGGGGAATTGCGTTCCCTGGAAATAATTACCGAGGTATTCCGTTACATTATTCATTATTATAGCCAGCAAGTAAAACCATTACCCATGCTGGATTTGGGCGAAAGTCTGGAAAAGGAATGGGGCGACAAAATCATTCGATTATTAAACGAATGGTTAGATGAATTTCCACCAGAAACTTTTTATCGGCAGGGAGTAGATGCAAACGCATTTTTTACAAAAGAACCTCGTGGAAATTCTCAATACGAAATTTTATGGCAGGAATATCTCTTAGGGTGGATTACAAATCAGAATCCTGCGGTAAAAAAATACAAAATTTTGTTTGATGATGAATCATTAAAAAAAAGACAGCCTTTATATCCCGATTCTATTAACAAGGCAGAGTCCATTATTCAACAATGGCCACCTTTGAAAGAAACAAATCGCTCTTTGTGGGATACGCTATGGGAACCTATAAGGGCATGTCCCAATTCTCTGGAAGAACAATTAGATTATATTCGTAAAAATTGGAGTTTTTTTCTGCCTCCCTCTTTACTTACAGAGTTAAACTTTGTATGGGGTATTATTCAGGAAGAGCGACAATGGCGTGGATTTGGCAAAGGTCCTGTGGATGTCCTTGATTTGCGAGTATTAAAAGGAATGGGTTATGAGGAATACGAGGCGTTTTCACCTGACCGTGATTGGATGCCCAATCTGGTTTTAATTGCCAAATCTATATATGTATGGTTGTCCCAGTTATCGAAAAAATATCAACGAGAGATAAAACATCTGGATGATATTCCAGATGAAGAATTAGACCAGTTAGCACAATGGGGGTTCTCCGGATTATGGCTTATTGGAGTATGGGAACGCTCAGAGGCGTCTAAGACTATTAAACGGTTAACAGGAAATCCAGAAGCCTTAGCCTCCGCATATTCCCTGTTTGATTATGAAATAGCACGGGATTTGGGCGGAGAGGAAGCATTAAAAAGATTGCAAGAACGAGCCATGCAAAAAGGAATACGCCTGGCAAGTGATATGGTGCCAAATCATTTTGGTATTTATTCCCGTTGGATTATCGAACATCCAGATTGGTTTATTCAGATGCCTTATCCGCCATTCCCTTCCTATCGGTTTCATGGCCCAAATTTATCCTCACATCCGGATATCTGTATTCAAATAGAAGATGGATATTGGGACCGTTCCGATGCAGCAGTCGTATTCAAATGGCAAAATTATCGGACGGGTGAAGTAAGGTATATTTATCATGGTAATGACGGGACACACATGCCCTGGAATGATACCGCACAATTAAATTTCCTTATGCCCGAAGTGCGAGAAGGAGTAAAAAGAAATATTCTTCATGTAGCGAGAATGTTTCCTATAATCCGTTTCGATGCGGCAATGACCCTTACAAAACGGCACTATCAACGATTATGGTTTCCGGCTCCCGGCGAAGGTGGGGCAATCCCATCCCGTGCTGAATGCGGTATGACACGCGAAGAATTTGATAAACATTTCCCGAAAGAATTCTGGAGAGAAGTTGTTGACACAATTGCCGAAGAGGCTCCAGATACTTTGTTATTGGCAGAAGCCTTCTGGTTATTGGAAGGTTATTTTGTGCGAACATTAGGTATGCACCGCGTTTATAACAGCGCCTTTATGAATATGCTTAAAATGGAAGACAATGCCAAATATCGGCAAACCATTAAAAATGTATTGGAATTTAGTCCCGCCGTATTACAACGATTTGTTAATTTTATGAACAATCCCGATGAAGAAACGGCTATTGCCCAGTTCGGTAAAGATGATAAATACTTTGGAATTGCCATGATGATGGTAACCCTGCCCGGCTTACCTATGTTCGGGCATGGTCAGATAGAAGGGTTCGCAGAAAAATATGGAATGGAATATCCGCGTGCCTATTGGGATGAAACTCCGGATGAAAATCTTATCCGACGGCATGAAAGAGAAATATTCCCGTTAATGAAGAAAAGGCACATATTCAGTGGTGCTCAACATTTTGCCATGTATGATTTTATTACCCCTCAAGGTTGGGTAGATGAAAATGTCTTTGCTTATTCAAACCGTTCCGGTTTAGAACGAGCACTAATTCTATACAACAACGCATATATTACAACACGGGGTCGTATTTATCGTTCAACATCAATTAATGTAGGACCCGCAGATAATCCCAATCTCATTACACGAACTTTAGGCGAAGCATTAGGATTAAAATCTACACCGGGTATTTTTTATATCTTCCATGATTTGCGAAAAGGATTGGATTATATCTATTCCGGGGCTCACCTTTGTGAACATGGGATTTATTTGGAACTACAAGGTTATGAATATGTCGCTTTATTGAATTGGCGGGAAGTTTATGACCGCGATGGTATCTGGAGCAAAGTTGCGGATATTCTATCCGGTAAAGGAATTCGAGATATAGAAAGTCTATATCATGAGTTCCTGTATTCAGATGTGATAGGACCCCTGGAAGAGGTTATAAAACCGGAGTTTATAGGTCCATTGATAGATGGAGAAGAAGTAGATGAAGAAAAATTATATACGGTTTTAGAACATTTCTGGTCTGCCTCCGCGAAAAGAATCCAATATCCATTCCCTATAAGACCATGGGTTGAACATTCTGTAAAGGAGTGTATGGATATTCATCATAGATATATTGAGTTTTGCAAATTGGGAGATATGCCCGAAATAGAATCCTATCTCGGCACACGACTTGCATTTCATAGTCCAGAACAGAGGAGATTATCGCGTATATTTACAGTATGGAGTTTGCTTCGTAATCTTGGTGGACTTTCTCTTATGTTAATAGGTCCTCCTTCGTATGAATCTAATGAAATTGCTTCAATAACTGCCCAATGGCTAAAGGAATGGCATTTGACCGATGTTATAGCAAGAGGTTTCGCTAAATTGGGTCTTGATGAAAATTCCGCAAGGAAAGATGCCGAACTTGTTCGTATTAGCATTGAACATTCAACACATTTAATCCGATTACAATACGGTCCCTGGGCTCCTTATTTATATCCTATGTTCTCTGATAAAGGAGTTCAACAAGTTCTTGGAATTCATGAATATGGGGGACGAACATGGTTGATAAAAGAAAACTTTGAAGATTTGCTTTTTATGCTTTTCGTTGCATTATGGTTATCTCGTTATCCGTGGAACGATAAAGCCAAAAAAGAATTATATATTTGCCTTGAAAACATCCATGAATTAATAATGTCCGCCTCGGAAACAGAATACGATTTCAATTGGCTTTTTGAATCAATTAAATAG